TTGCGGCATTTTTTCCAGTAAAATCACTCGTGCGCCTGCCGTTTGGGCTGCATACGCCGCCATTTGCCCGGCGCAGCCGCCACCGATCACAACAACATTACGCATGCGTAACCTGCGCTTTAAGATCGCTTATTTCATTGGCTGTCAACGCTCGATAGCTGCCGCGCTTGACGCCTTGCAAAGTCAGGGTCGCATACCGTGTGCGTTTCAAGTTATGCACGCGAAAACCAAAGTGCTCGCACATACGGCGCACTTGGCGATTCCGACCTTCATGAATAGCGAGAACAATGGTCGAAAGTCCTGTCTTGACATCAAAAACGGCCTCGCTTACTTTTGCGGGAGCGGTGATGCCGTCTTCCAGCGGCACACCTTCGCGAAATGCCGTAAGCATTTTATCCGGCACGCGGCCCTTGATTTTAACTTCGTATTCTTTTTCCACTTCCGACGACGGATGTTCTAACCGGTTGGTCAGGTCACCGTCATTGGTCAAAAGCAGTAAACCCTCCGTGTTCAGATCCAATCGACCGACCGGATACAAGCGGACTTTTTCTTTTTTGAAATATTCCAATATCGTCGTCCGGCCCTCAGGATCGCTTAAAGTAGTGATGACCCCTTTGGGTTTATTAAAAAGGAAATACTGCAGCGGTTCCCGTTCAATTTTTTTGCCGTCGACAATAATCGTGTCGCGTGTAAGATCCGCTTTTTGACCCAGTTCGGTCACCACTTTACCGTTTACTTTAACTCGCCCTTCGGTAATCATCGTTTCGGCCGCCCGACGGGATGCCAGCCCCGCTTGGCTAATCAATTTCTGAAGACGTTCTCTCATCGTTTTCGTTTACTCCCTGCTTCTGATAATAGTCCCGCCAATTTGTTTTGCGCTTAAAATACGGCGTGACATCATATAAAATCGGTCGTCCCGGCAATTCGGCGCGGCCGATCTCCATAATTAAATTCTTTTCCAGTAAATTCGCCAGCGTACGTTCGCTTGAAACTCCACGCAAGCCGTCGATTTGCTGCCGCGTCACGGGTGCTTGCAACGCCACAATGGCCAGTACTTCCAACGCCGCTTTACTCAAATAGAGCGGCGGCGCGTAACGTTCGGCCAACAGCTTACCGTACTCCGGTCGCGTACATAGCCGCCAACCTCCCGCAGTCTCCTGTACCAGCAGACCTGACTGCGATCGGGCGGCATATTGGTCGGCAAGCTCCTGACAAAGTTTCACCGCCTCACTTGTACCGACGTTGAGCACTTCTGCGACTTGCGTCGTCGATACCGGTTCACCGGCAATAAAGAGCAGCGCTTCAAGTGCTGCGAGTGGTTCCGTTGCCATGACGTAATCTCTCCACATAAATGCCTATACCGAGTTCTTTCACCGTAATTGTTCCCTGCCAAATCATTTCTAAAACTTCTAAAAACAACGTCAGTTGTTCCCAACGATTGGTCAGTTTTTCAAAGTATGGGATAAGATCCACCGAGCCATGTTGAATCGCTTTTAAAAATGCTTCTCGCAGTGGCTTGGGATCCAACTCCGGAACCGGTTGCCAATCCGCCTCTGCCGGCTCTTCCTTTTGGATTAAACGCTGCCAAACACCGGTTAATCGCTCCATACTGACGCGCAACGTATACTCCGAAGCCTGTAAGGGCGTCGGCTCTTTTTCCAGAAAAAATGCATTCTCCGCCAAGCGTGTTTCAATTTCGCTTTTTACCGTTTGAATATGCTCCCATGCGATCAATCTCTCGGCAAGTTCTTGCCGCGGATCTTCTTCCTCTTCTTCCGCAGGTACTTTGGGCAGCAAACTGCGCGCCTTGATCGCTAAAAGCGTTGCGGCCATTTGGAAAAATTCCGTCCCCAACTGCAAATT
The Negativicoccus succinicivorans DNA segment above includes these coding regions:
- a CDS encoding segregation and condensation protein A — translated: MAVSTVQFNLPVFNGPLDLLLHLIRKQKIDIYDIPIQTVTVQYMDYLARAEAFNLQLGTEFFQMAATLLAIKARSLLPKVPAEEEEEDPRQELAERLIAWEHIQTVKSEIETRLAENAFFLEKEPTPLQASEYTLRVSMERLTGVWQRLIQKEEPAEADWQPVPELDPKPLREAFLKAIQHGSVDLIPYFEKLTNRWEQLTLFLEVLEMIWQGTITVKELGIGIYVERLRHGNGTTRST
- the scpB gene encoding SMC-Scp complex subunit ScpB, with protein sequence MATEPLAALEALLFIAGEPVSTTQVAEVLNVGTSEAVKLCQELADQYAARSQSGLLVQETAGGWRLCTRPEYGKLLAERYAPPLYLSKAALEVLAIVALQAPVTRQQIDGLRGVSSERTLANLLEKNLIMEIGRAELPGRPILYDVTPYFKRKTNWRDYYQKQGVNENDERTSSEID
- a CDS encoding pseudouridine synthase, coding for MRERLQKLISQAGLASRRAAETMITEGRVKVNGKVVTELGQKADLTRDTIIVDGKKIEREPLQYFLFNKPKGVITTLSDPEGRTTILEYFKKEKVRLYPVGRLDLNTEGLLLLTNDGDLTNRLEHPSSEVEKEYEVKIKGRVPDKMLTAFREGVPLEDGITAPAKVSEAVFDVKTGLSTIVLAIHEGRNRQVRRMCEHFGFRVHNLKRTRYATLTLQGVKRGSYRALTANEISDLKAQVTHA